The Candidatus Kapaibacterium sp. genome has a segment encoding these proteins:
- a CDS encoding SDR family NAD(P)-dependent oxidoreductase, producing MPTYVVTGCAGFIGWKTSERLLQQGATVVGIDNLNDAYDPRLKLWRLRRLQEYTGFHFLRADITDLGAIQPILQRFQPEAVINLAARAGVRYSLQDPWSYYATNLTGTLNLLELCRRLGISKFVLASTSSVYGAGTPPFREEDATEHPRSPYAASKRAAELLCATYHELYGLDITVLRYFTVYGPAGRPDMSLFIFTEHLLRGEPLEIFGDGQQQRDFTYVDDIAEGTIHALRPLGYAVINLGNRQPIRLLDAVRTLEYLLERRAQLLFRPAHPADVPTTEANIDRARALLGWEPSTPFSEGIRHMVAWHLQHRHEIEQLTLESP from the coding sequence ATGCCCACATATGTAGTGACCGGATGCGCAGGCTTCATTGGATGGAAGACTTCCGAACGGCTCCTCCAGCAGGGCGCAACGGTTGTAGGGATAGACAATCTCAATGATGCCTACGACCCACGACTCAAGCTGTGGCGTCTGCGCCGACTTCAGGAGTATACTGGGTTTCACTTCCTCCGGGCTGACATCACGGACCTCGGGGCTATACAGCCCATCCTCCAGCGCTTCCAACCCGAAGCTGTCATTAACCTTGCCGCTCGCGCTGGCGTGCGGTATAGCCTGCAGGACCCCTGGAGCTACTACGCTACGAACCTGACTGGCACGCTGAACCTACTGGAGCTCTGCCGAAGACTCGGAATCTCTAAGTTCGTCCTTGCCTCCACCTCTAGCGTCTACGGAGCCGGGACTCCCCCATTCCGGGAAGAAGACGCGACCGAGCATCCTCGTTCCCCGTACGCTGCTTCCAAGCGTGCTGCTGAGCTCCTCTGCGCAACATACCACGAACTATACGGGCTAGATATCACTGTACTGCGCTACTTCACCGTCTACGGCCCTGCCGGGCGACCCGACATGAGCTTGTTCATCTTCACCGAACACCTCCTTCGAGGCGAACCGTTGGAGATCTTTGGTGATGGACAGCAGCAGCGGGATTTCACCTACGTTGATGACATCGCCGAGGGAACTATCCACGCCCTTCGTCCACTGGGATATGCTGTCATCAACCTAGGCAACCGACAACCTATTCGTCTGCTGGACGCGGTGAGGACTTTGGAGTACCTCCTCGAGCGGAGGGCTCAACTCCTGTTCCGGCCGGCTCACCCGGCAGATGTCCCTACAACGGAAGCCAACATTGACCGCGCCCGAGCCTTGCTGGGATGGGAGCCTAGTACTCCCTTCTCCGAGGGCATCCGCCACATGGTCGCGTGGCATTTGCAGCATCGCCATGAAATAGAACAGCTCACCCTGGAATCTCCGTAG